A genomic window from Alkalihalobacillus sp. AL-G includes:
- a CDS encoding transglycosylase domain-containing protein, with protein MKQFTGYLVIIGMLLSSYWFSTSIAADENQVQSPSQYIKENVKIGSINVIESTKITGLNDMVIDTLYGTAHRVYIPYEQLPRNVINAFIAAEDQHFFDHPGIDGAAIIRAFVVNAKSGSLEQGGSTITQQLAKNLYLSNTKTYERKINEAFLSYQLEQQLSKEKILELYSNVIYFGNGVYGIETASRFYFGKSVEQLTIAETALLCGIPNRPAYYDPIEHLDQTLERQHHVLSKMHEQGFISQKQYEQALREQIQLNVTRPHHFFPDYVSYVLDEFEQLVSKKEGFAERINKAKSSGEKQKVRNELKGRVYELIYEQGIRIHTSLNAELQTIAEETIRTSLPNGVEGAFVIIDHMSQQIVALIGGKEVGRADFNRAYQAYRQPGSAIKPLLAFAPYIEVRSTPLNVPVDASPFCKKDYCPSNYGQAVYGMVSMREAIGSSINTAAVRMVEAIGIEKAFSFLAPFTFEKVLEQDQHISSVLGGFTYGVSPLELTDAYTTFSHNGTYQPARAIQSVTTPNGKVLYKWEDRRKQVWSDATNRKMRILFNYVVTGGTARSAYVNTSYIGGKTGTTNDTKDVWFVGMTDKYTAGIWVGKDKPAPIPDVAGKAVHLKMWQDIMSEAVE; from the coding sequence TTGAAACAATTTACAGGTTATCTAGTGATTATTGGAATGTTACTTAGTTCTTATTGGTTTTCGACCTCAATAGCAGCGGATGAAAACCAGGTTCAATCCCCCTCTCAGTACATAAAAGAAAACGTAAAGATCGGATCGATCAACGTAATCGAAAGCACGAAAATCACGGGCTTAAATGATATGGTCATTGACACCTTGTACGGTACAGCTCACCGGGTATACATACCTTATGAGCAGTTGCCTAGAAATGTGATTAACGCCTTTATTGCAGCGGAAGACCAGCATTTTTTTGATCATCCAGGAATTGATGGTGCCGCAATCATCCGTGCCTTTGTCGTTAATGCGAAATCCGGCTCACTTGAACAAGGCGGTAGTACAATTACCCAACAGCTTGCGAAAAACCTTTACTTATCTAATACAAAAACATATGAACGGAAAATAAATGAAGCGTTTCTGTCTTATCAGCTCGAACAACAGCTTTCTAAAGAGAAAATACTTGAGCTGTACAGTAACGTCATTTATTTTGGAAATGGCGTTTACGGGATCGAAACCGCAAGCCGATTTTATTTCGGAAAATCTGTAGAACAGTTGACGATCGCCGAAACGGCATTATTATGTGGGATTCCGAACCGTCCAGCCTACTATGATCCAATTGAACATCTCGATCAAACACTTGAAAGGCAGCATCATGTTTTAAGTAAAATGCATGAACAAGGTTTCATTTCTCAAAAGCAATATGAACAAGCCCTTCGAGAACAAATCCAGCTGAATGTGACACGACCGCACCATTTTTTTCCAGACTACGTCTCTTATGTACTCGATGAATTTGAACAATTGGTTAGTAAAAAGGAAGGCTTTGCAGAAAGAATCAACAAGGCAAAATCGTCTGGGGAAAAGCAGAAGGTAAGAAACGAACTAAAAGGTCGAGTTTATGAGTTAATCTATGAACAAGGCATTCGCATACATACAAGCCTTAATGCTGAACTCCAAACGATCGCGGAAGAGACGATACGTACCAGCCTGCCAAATGGCGTGGAAGGTGCCTTTGTCATCATCGATCATATGTCACAGCAAATCGTTGCCTTGATTGGCGGGAAAGAAGTCGGTCGTGCGGATTTCAACCGTGCCTATCAAGCCTATCGCCAGCCTGGTTCTGCGATCAAGCCACTGCTCGCTTTTGCTCCGTATATCGAAGTGAGATCAACGCCATTAAACGTCCCGGTAGATGCCAGCCCTTTTTGTAAAAAGGATTACTGCCCTTCCAATTATGGGCAAGCTGTTTATGGGATGGTTTCAATGCGTGAGGCAATTGGCAGTTCGATCAATACTGCAGCTGTTAGAATGGTCGAGGCGATTGGAATTGAGAAAGCTTTTTCATTTTTAGCACCGTTTACATTCGAAAAGGTATTAGAGCAAGACCAACATATTTCTTCAGTCCTTGGCGGATTTACATACGGTGTAAGTCCGCTGGAATTGACGGACGCCTATACTACATTCAGTCATAATGGAACCTATCAACCCGCAAGAGCGATACAATCTGTAACAACTCCGAATGGAAAGGTATTATACAAATGGGAGGATCGTCGGAAGCAAGTGTGGTCTGATGCGACGAACCGAAAGATGCGTATCCTTTTTAACTATGTGGTTACAGGCGGAACAGCTAGGAGTGCATATGTAAACACAAGCTATATCGGTGGAAAAACTGGAACGACGAATGATACGAAGGACGTGTGGTTTGTCGGAATGACGGATAAGTATACAGCTGGAATTTGGGTCGGAAAGGATAAGCCCGCCCCGATTCCCGATGTTGCTGGAAAGGCCGTCCATCTTAAAATGTGGCAGGACATTATGAGTGAGGCTGTCGAATAA
- a CDS encoding PrkA family serine protein kinase produces MDILGKLQRHREEVKRLVWEGTFAEYLEILRERPEVAQSAHSRVYNMIKSHGIEQGSDSKKRFKFFSNQIFGLEEAIERLVEEYFHPSAKRLDVRKRILLLMGPVSGGKSTIVTMLKRGLEAYSRTDEGAVYAIKGCPMHEDPLHLIPHNLREEFYKNYGIRIEGSLSPLNVMRLEKEYDGRIEDMMVERIFLNEDKRVGIGTFSPSDPKSQDIADLTGSIDFSTIAEFGSESDPRAYRFDGELNKANRGMMEFQEMLKCDEKFLWHLLSLTQEGNFKAGRFALISADELIVAHTNEAEYKSFISNKKNEALHSRIIVMPIPYNLKVTEEEKIYEKMINESDIADIHIAPHALRVAAIFSVLTRMKESSKQGVDFVKKMRLYDGENVEGFNTADVEELKKEFNDEGMGGIDPRYVINRISSAIIRKDVSAINPLDVLRSLKDGLDQHASISKEDREKYINFISVARKEYDDIAKKEVQKAFVYSYEESAKTLMDNYLDNVEAYCNKNKLRDPLTGDEMNPDEKLMRSIEEQIGISENAKKAFREEILIRISAYARKGKKFDYNSHERLREAIQKKLFADLKDVVKITTSTKTPDESQLKKVNEVIARLIDEHGYNSISANELLRYVGSLLNR; encoded by the coding sequence ATGGATATATTAGGTAAACTGCAACGGCACCGTGAAGAAGTAAAACGATTGGTTTGGGAAGGTACCTTCGCTGAATATTTGGAGATTCTACGAGAGCGTCCGGAAGTTGCTCAATCTGCCCATTCTCGTGTATATAATATGATTAAAAGTCATGGAATTGAACAAGGAAGCGACTCTAAAAAACGCTTCAAATTCTTTTCCAATCAGATTTTCGGGCTAGAAGAGGCTATTGAGCGACTTGTCGAGGAATATTTTCATCCTTCAGCAAAGCGCTTGGATGTTCGGAAAAGGATTTTATTATTGATGGGTCCGGTAAGTGGAGGGAAATCAACGATAGTAACAATGCTGAAAAGAGGTCTTGAAGCATATTCAAGAACGGATGAAGGGGCAGTTTATGCAATTAAAGGCTGTCCGATGCATGAAGATCCACTCCACTTAATCCCTCACAACTTACGGGAGGAATTTTACAAGAATTATGGGATTCGGATTGAAGGTTCCTTGTCACCTCTTAATGTAATGCGGTTGGAGAAGGAGTACGACGGACGGATTGAAGACATGATGGTAGAGCGGATATTCCTTAATGAAGACAAGCGAGTAGGTATCGGGACGTTTAGCCCGTCCGATCCAAAGTCCCAGGATATCGCTGATTTGACAGGAAGTATTGATTTTTCAACTATTGCTGAATTTGGATCTGAGTCAGACCCGCGTGCCTATCGGTTTGATGGTGAATTAAACAAAGCTAACAGAGGGATGATGGAATTTCAGGAAATGCTGAAGTGTGATGAAAAGTTCCTCTGGCATTTGCTGTCCCTTACCCAGGAAGGAAATTTTAAAGCAGGTCGGTTTGCATTGATTTCTGCGGATGAACTGATTGTAGCCCATACGAATGAAGCGGAGTACAAATCATTTATATCAAATAAAAAGAACGAGGCTTTACATTCAAGGATCATCGTAATGCCGATTCCTTATAACTTGAAGGTTACTGAGGAAGAGAAAATATATGAGAAGATGATTAATGAGAGTGATATTGCTGACATTCACATTGCACCGCACGCACTTCGTGTCGCCGCAATTTTCTCAGTGCTTACAAGAATGAAGGAGTCTAGTAAACAGGGTGTTGATTTTGTTAAAAAGATGCGACTGTACGATGGGGAGAATGTTGAAGGGTTTAACACTGCCGATGTGGAAGAACTGAAAAAGGAATTTAATGATGAAGGTATGGGTGGAATTGATCCGCGGTATGTCATCAACCGTATCTCATCGGCAATAATTCGTAAGGATGTATCAGCAATCAACCCACTTGATGTACTGCGATCATTAAAGGATGGATTGGATCAGCATGCATCAATATCGAAGGAAGACCGTGAAAAGTATATCAACTTTATCTCGGTAGCGCGAAAAGAATATGATGATATTGCGAAAAAAGAAGTTCAAAAAGCATTCGTATATTCGTATGAAGAATCTGCGAAAACATTAATGGATAATTATTTAGATAATGTCGAAGCGTACTGTAATAAAAATAAGTTGCGTGATCCATTAACCGGTGATGAAATGAATCCAGATGAAAAATTAATGCGTTCAATCGAGGAGCAGATCGGGATCTCCGAGAATGCGAAAAAAGCGTTCCGTGAAGAGATTTTAATTCGTATTTCCGCCTATGCCCGCAAAGGGAAGAAATTCGATTACAATTCGCACGAGCGGTTACGTGAAGCAATTCAGAAGAAATTGTTCGCAGACCTGAAGGATGTCGTCAAGATTACAACGTCAACGAAAACCCCTGATGAGTCCCAGCTGAAGAAAGTGAATGAAGTCATCGCCCGTTTGATTGATGAACACGGGTATAACTCCATATCTGCAAACGAATTGCTCCGCTATGTCGGAAGCTTACTGAACCGATAA
- the lepB gene encoding signal peptidase I, producing MARNRDGFWEWVKAIGIALLIAFIVRQFLFTNYVVYGESMMPTIQEGNRLIVSKINYNITNPDRFDLIVFHANEKEDYIKRIIGLPGDKVEYRNDKLFINGEPVEEPYLKPFKEGLEQGSQLTGDFTLKDITDVERVPEGMIFVLGDNRLHSIDSRHIGFVPIEKVVGEVNLRYWPVSDFKVIE from the coding sequence ATGGCCAGAAACAGAGATGGGTTTTGGGAATGGGTCAAAGCAATCGGTATTGCCCTCTTAATCGCTTTCATCGTTCGTCAGTTTTTGTTCACGAACTACGTGGTTTATGGAGAATCAATGATGCCGACCATACAGGAAGGCAATCGTTTAATTGTAAGCAAAATAAACTATAATATAACAAATCCCGATCGGTTTGACTTAATTGTCTTCCACGCGAATGAAAAAGAGGATTACATTAAACGGATCATCGGCCTGCCTGGAGATAAGGTTGAGTATCGCAATGATAAACTATTCATTAATGGTGAACCAGTAGAAGAGCCTTACCTTAAGCCGTTTAAAGAAGGACTTGAACAAGGAAGCCAATTGACAGGAGATTTTACATTAAAGGACATAACAGACGTTGAACGTGTTCCTGAGGGTATGATTTTCGTGCTCGGCGATAATCGTCTTCACAGTATTGACAGTCGTCATATCGGTTTTGTACCAATCGAAAAAGTCGTCGGTGAGGTTAACCTCCGTTATTGGCCGGTTTCAGATTTTAAAGTCATCGAATAA
- the yhbH gene encoding sporulation protein YhbH: MTVNKKGNFVVSQENWSLHRKGYQDQQRHMEKVQDALKNNLPDLISEESIILSNGHDVIKIPIRSLDEYKIRYNYDKAKHAGQGDGDSQVGDVIAREGKPSGNNGAGKGKGAGDQAGKDYYEAEVSLLEIEELLFKELELPNLQQKEQDNIIREKVEFNDIRKTGLMGNIDKKKTILTAYKRNALKGEAQIMPIIPEDLRFKTWNEIEKPESKAVVLAMMDTSGSMGIWEKYMARSFFFWMTRFLRSKYETVEIEFIAHHTEAKVVTEEDFFSKGESGGTICSSVYRKALELIDARYAPSRYNIYPFHFSDGDNLTSDNARCIKLVQQLMEVSNMFGYGEVNPYNRHSTLMSVYKNINNPKFNYYILKEKRDVYHSMRSFFSKEERNPA, translated from the coding sequence ATGACCGTCAACAAAAAAGGTAACTTCGTCGTGTCACAGGAGAATTGGTCCCTCCATCGAAAAGGCTATCAAGATCAGCAACGCCACATGGAGAAAGTACAGGATGCCTTAAAGAACAACCTACCGGATTTAATTAGCGAAGAAAGCATCATATTATCGAACGGCCATGATGTCATCAAAATTCCGATTCGTTCCCTCGATGAATATAAAATTCGTTACAATTACGATAAAGCAAAGCATGCCGGACAGGGAGACGGTGACAGCCAGGTTGGTGATGTTATAGCACGCGAAGGTAAACCGAGCGGCAATAATGGAGCAGGAAAAGGTAAAGGTGCAGGAGACCAGGCTGGTAAGGATTATTACGAGGCAGAAGTATCCTTACTCGAAATTGAAGAACTTCTGTTCAAGGAGCTAGAGCTTCCGAATTTACAACAAAAAGAGCAGGATAACATCATTAGAGAAAAAGTTGAATTCAATGACATTCGAAAAACCGGCTTGATGGGCAACATCGATAAGAAAAAAACGATCCTGACCGCGTACAAACGGAATGCGTTAAAAGGTGAAGCACAAATCATGCCGATTATTCCGGAAGATTTACGTTTTAAGACATGGAATGAAATCGAAAAGCCTGAATCCAAAGCCGTCGTATTAGCGATGATGGACACATCAGGATCAATGGGAATTTGGGAAAAGTATATGGCGAGAAGCTTTTTCTTCTGGATGACCCGATTCCTACGTTCTAAATATGAAACCGTAGAAATTGAATTTATTGCACATCATACTGAAGCTAAGGTTGTTACAGAAGAAGATTTTTTTTCAAAAGGTGAAAGTGGAGGTACAATTTGCTCTTCCGTCTATCGAAAAGCATTAGAGCTCATTGATGCTCGTTATGCACCGAGCCGCTACAACATTTATCCATTCCATTTTTCTGATGGGGATAATCTTACAAGTGACAATGCCAGGTGTATAAAGCTCGTTCAGCAGCTTATGGAGGTTTCGAACATGTTCGGCTATGGGGAAGTGAATCCTTATAACCGCCACAGCACCTTAATGAGCGTGTACAAAAACATCAACAATCCAAAATTTAATTACTATATCTTAAAAGAAAAACGAGACGTCTATCATTCGATGCGGAGCTTTTTCAGTAAAGAAGAACGAAATCCAGCTTGA
- a CDS encoding WGxxGxxG family protein gives MKNKLMIMVLALGLSLTALGSTAFANMDNNNDNRIENNDNGLGNNGNGINDDNGANIMDVNDTAANGDEGNDWGWIGLAGLLGLLGLRRRNDRAD, from the coding sequence ATGAAAAACAAACTAATGATAATGGTACTCGCTCTTGGTTTATCGTTAACGGCTCTAGGAAGTACGGCTTTTGCAAATATGGATAATAACAACGATAACCGCATTGAAAATAATGACAATGGTCTCGGAAATAACGGCAATGGAATTAATGATGATAACGGAGCCAACATTATGGATGTTAACGATACCGCCGCAAATGGTGATGAGGGTAATGATTGGGGTTGGATTGGACTTGCAGGGCTTTTAGGCTTGTTAGGACTTAGACGAAGAAACGATCGCGCAGACTGA
- a CDS encoding ComEC/Rec2 family competence protein → MTIVMLFLFSPQPAEALWKTNMELHFLDVGQADAIYLETSNGKNVLIDSGDEHDGEKVVSYLQNRGVEHLDLVIATHPHHDHIGSMDRILESFDVDSFYMPTVTYHTSYYKRLINSIDRNGIVIHEAKAGVKVKLARNIKIEFLAPSKKRYKSLNDYSAVIRIQHNKNSFLLMADAGVVSERQLLKRLGDDPVDLIKVAHHGANTGTTKELLRRTKPKHAVISVGRKNKYGYPSKEVLNRLKKNDVQVFRTDKLGTIIIKSDGKTLKVLTELPQS, encoded by the coding sequence TTGACAATAGTTATGCTATTCCTCTTTTCTCCGCAACCTGCTGAAGCGTTATGGAAAACCAATATGGAGCTGCACTTTCTAGATGTTGGACAAGCGGATGCAATCTATTTGGAAACATCGAATGGGAAAAATGTATTGATCGATTCTGGAGACGAGCATGATGGGGAAAAGGTGGTATCCTACCTTCAAAATAGGGGTGTCGAACATCTCGATTTAGTCATAGCAACACACCCGCACCATGATCATATCGGAAGCATGGATCGTATTCTTGAGTCATTTGATGTAGATTCATTTTATATGCCTACCGTCACGTATCACACCTCATATTATAAAAGGTTGATCAACTCAATTGATCGAAACGGCATTGTCATCCATGAGGCGAAGGCGGGGGTTAAGGTGAAGCTGGCGAGAAATATTAAGATTGAGTTCTTAGCACCATCGAAAAAAAGATATAAAAGCTTAAACGATTACTCAGCTGTGATACGGATCCAACATAATAAGAATTCATTTTTGCTGATGGCCGATGCTGGTGTTGTTTCAGAACGCCAGCTGTTAAAAAGGTTGGGTGATGACCCTGTCGATCTTATAAAAGTTGCCCATCACGGTGCCAATACCGGAACAACAAAAGAACTTCTTAGACGTACAAAACCGAAACATGCGGTCATTTCAGTAGGTCGTAAAAATAAATACGGATACCCAAGCAAAGAAGTTCTCAACCGTTTAAAAAAGAATGATGTTCAGGTGTTTCGAACAGATAAACTCGGAACGATCATTATAAAGAGTGACGGGAAGACGTTGAAAGTTTTAACCGAACTACCTCAGTCATGA
- a CDS encoding late competence development ComFB family protein encodes MNNKQFYNVMEEIVPTIVKVLLNSPDYQTVCRCEKCTVDIIALSLNSIPARYVTSDDKRNLVYELFGKPFMREMLNKHIIGAIHVVRKNPNHD; translated from the coding sequence ATGAACAATAAGCAGTTTTACAATGTAATGGAAGAGATTGTACCTACGATCGTAAAGGTGTTGTTAAACAGCCCTGATTACCAAACCGTCTGTCGCTGTGAAAAATGTACTGTCGATATCATTGCTTTAAGCTTAAACAGCATTCCCGCCCGTTATGTCACTTCAGATGATAAGCGTAACCTGGTGTACGAATTATTCGGAAAACCGTTTATGAGAGAAATGCTTAACAAACATATAATCGGTGCCATTCATGTCGTTCGGAAAAACCCTAATCATGACTGA
- a CDS encoding CBS domain-containing protein: protein MSEQLRNIMSNNIASVSSQQSLREAAALMSQFNVGSLPVVDNGQVRGIITDRDITLRSTAQGLDGNTPVSQCMSSNLVSGNPNMDAHEAAQLMSQNQIRRLPVVENNQIVGMVSLGDLATKNVYQNEAGQALSSISTPSQPQQQ from the coding sequence ATGTCAGAACAACTTCGAAACATAATGTCCAATAATATTGCCTCTGTATCATCTCAACAATCTTTACGTGAAGCAGCGGCGTTAATGAGCCAATTCAATGTAGGTTCATTACCGGTTGTAGACAACGGACAGGTGCGTGGTATTATTACAGACCGTGATATAACACTCCGGTCAACAGCACAGGGACTTGATGGTAATACACCTGTATCGCAGTGTATGTCCTCAAACCTCGTTTCAGGTAATCCGAATATGGACGCCCACGAGGCTGCACAGCTTATGTCCCAGAATCAAATCCGTCGTTTGCCGGTAGTGGAGAACAATCAAATCGTCGGTATGGTTTCCCTTGGCGACCTTGCAACGAAAAATGTTTATCAAAACGAGGCAGGACAAGCACTTTCAAGCATTTCAACTCCTTCCCAACCGCAACAACAATAA
- a CDS encoding HAD family phosphatase has translation MIKAVVFDFDGTILDTESCEFEGLQTIYKEYGAELPIEVWGECIGTHANFFDAHEYLEKQIGKSLDRDMIKQKRKDLFTEQIKTKSTLPGVIEYLEAAKRLGLKIGLASSSTYEWVSSHLDNLGISEYFECIRTSNDVENVKPDPTLYMETVKCLDIKPEEAIAFEDSSNGAKAAKQAGLYCVVIPNLVTSHLTFDDLDLKLESLAELKLEDMISRFTNEHKEGK, from the coding sequence ATGATCAAGGCAGTTGTGTTTGATTTTGATGGGACGATTTTAGATACAGAATCGTGTGAATTCGAGGGATTGCAAACGATTTATAAAGAATATGGCGCGGAATTGCCGATTGAAGTTTGGGGAGAGTGTATCGGAACACACGCCAATTTTTTTGATGCTCATGAATATCTGGAGAAACAAATTGGAAAATCGCTTGACCGGGACATGATCAAGCAAAAGCGTAAAGACCTTTTTACAGAACAGATCAAAACGAAGTCTACGTTACCAGGTGTCATTGAATACCTTGAAGCAGCAAAAAGGCTCGGCTTAAAGATCGGGCTTGCTTCGAGTTCTACATATGAATGGGTCAGTTCTCACCTCGATAATCTCGGGATCAGTGAGTATTTCGAATGTATAAGAACGTCCAATGATGTCGAGAACGTCAAACCTGATCCAACACTTTATATGGAAACGGTAAAATGCCTAGATATCAAACCAGAAGAGGCAATCGCATTTGAAGACTCTTCAAATGGTGCAAAGGCTGCGAAACAAGCGGGTTTATATTGTGTCGTCATACCGAATTTGGTAACAAGCCATTTAACCTTCGATGACTTGGACTTAAAATTGGAATCCCTTGCTGAATTGAAATTAGAGGATATGATCAGTCGGTTTACAAACGAGCACAAAGAGGGAAAATGA
- a CDS encoding VOC family protein — translation MKINGFNHVTLIVGNLSASLQFYEKVLGLKRIHLGNTDAYLLWGSAWICLMERKDTLAKGEHVRGVDHIAFSIAEDDFDEAVEKLKQANVSIVRGPIQRGGGKVINFLDPDEIQLELNTSDLETRMKDWK, via the coding sequence ATGAAAATAAACGGGTTTAACCACGTCACATTGATCGTTGGTAACCTTTCTGCCTCACTCCAATTTTATGAAAAGGTGCTCGGATTAAAAAGGATCCACCTTGGGAATACCGATGCTTACCTGTTGTGGGGTAGTGCTTGGATCTGCTTAATGGAACGAAAAGACACTTTAGCAAAAGGAGAACATGTGCGAGGGGTTGACCATATCGCATTTTCTATCGCTGAAGATGATTTTGATGAAGCGGTTGAAAAGCTGAAACAAGCGAATGTCTCGATAGTACGTGGCCCAATCCAAAGAGGCGGAGGGAAAGTGATTAACTTTCTCGATCCCGATGAAATCCAGCTTGAATTGAATACATCCGATTTAGAAACAAGGATGAAGGATTGGAAATAG
- a CDS encoding bifunctional GNAT family N-acetyltransferase/carbon-nitrogen hydrolase family protein, producing the protein MTSIDESRFEKKILLRTILESDIPDILKLQKLCFPNMVPWKQEHLKSHLEIFPEGQFCVEYDGQIIGTCSSLVVNFDEYDEKHTWDEITDNGYITNHDPEGYNLYGIEVMVHPDFRRMKIGRRLYEARKELAEKMNLKSVIIGGRIPNYHKYSDKMSPREYVKQVALHNIYDPVLTFQLMNEFTVMRINPSYLPDDKASNSYATLMEWNNIDYRPTSKRHFKTSFPVRITTIQYMMKQIDSFDELANQVEYYVDVASDYGSDFAVFPEIFTTQLMSFLDEKSPSQAVRRLTEYTEDYIGLFSDLSVRYNVNIIGGSHFVAEGDEIYNIAFLFRRDGTIEKQYKLHITPNERKWWGISHGDKVNVFDTDCGKIAILICYDIEFPELARYVTDQGARIIFTPFCTDDRQGYLRVRYCSQARAIENQVYTVLAGTVGNLTQTENMDVQYAQSGIFTPSDFTFPRDGIVGECNPNIETVVVGDVDLEILRRHRRSGSVMQLRDRRKDLYEVIMKKQDD; encoded by the coding sequence GTGACTTCAATTGATGAATCTAGGTTTGAAAAGAAAATATTGTTACGTACGATCCTTGAATCCGATATTCCTGATATTCTGAAGCTGCAAAAGCTTTGTTTTCCAAACATGGTTCCTTGGAAACAGGAGCATTTAAAAAGCCATCTTGAAATCTTTCCTGAAGGTCAGTTTTGTGTCGAATACGATGGGCAGATTATAGGAACGTGTTCGAGTTTAGTGGTCAACTTTGACGAGTACGATGAAAAGCATACGTGGGACGAAATTACCGATAACGGTTACATTACGAATCACGATCCTGAAGGCTATAATCTTTATGGAATTGAGGTGATGGTTCACCCTGATTTTCGGAGGATGAAAATCGGAAGACGGCTTTACGAGGCTAGAAAAGAACTTGCTGAAAAAATGAATTTAAAGAGTGTTATTATCGGTGGGCGGATTCCAAACTATCATAAATATTCAGACAAAATGTCACCGAGAGAATATGTGAAACAGGTTGCACTCCACAATATTTATGATCCTGTTCTTACGTTCCAATTAATGAATGAGTTCACTGTGATGAGGATCAATCCATCGTACCTTCCAGATGATAAAGCATCCAATTCGTACGCTACATTAATGGAATGGAACAACATCGATTACCGCCCGACTTCGAAACGACATTTTAAGACGTCATTTCCAGTCCGGATTACGACCATTCAATATATGATGAAGCAAATCGATTCTTTTGATGAATTGGCGAATCAGGTTGAATACTATGTGGATGTTGCTTCAGATTACGGCTCGGATTTTGCTGTGTTCCCGGAGATTTTCACGACACAATTGATGTCGTTTCTCGATGAAAAAAGCCCAAGTCAAGCTGTACGGAGGCTAACCGAGTACACCGAAGACTACATCGGATTGTTCAGTGATCTTTCTGTTCGCTATAATGTCAACATTATCGGTGGATCACACTTTGTGGCAGAAGGTGATGAGATTTACAACATCGCCTTCTTATTCCGACGTGATGGAACGATTGAAAAACAATATAAATTGCACATCACACCGAATGAACGTAAGTGGTGGGGGATCAGCCATGGAGATAAGGTGAATGTTTTTGACACGGATTGTGGAAAAATTGCAATCTTGATTTGCTATGATATTGAATTCCCTGAGCTTGCAAGATACGTAACTGACCAAGGGGCTCGAATCATTTTCACGCCGTTTTGTACCGATGATCGTCAAGGATACTTGCGAGTGCGATATTGTTCACAAGCTCGAGCCATCGAAAACCAAGTCTATACAGTGCTTGCTGGAACTGTTGGGAACTTAACTCAAACTGAAAACATGGATGTTCAATATGCACAATCAGGGATTTTTACACCTTCTGATTTCACATTCCCGCGGGATGGTATTGTTGGAGAATGTAATCCGAACATCGAAACAGTTGTGGTTGGAGATGTTGACCTTGAGATCCTAAGACGACATCGCCGTTCTGGAAGTGTGATGCAATTGAGGGATCGCAGGAAAGACCTTTATGAAGTAATCATGAAAAAGCAGGATGATTAA